ACATCTCTTGCCTCGACCTCGCCTTCTTTTGTCAGTTTTATAATCCCGTTTTTATCTGTTACCAGGTTTTTCTTTATCAGTTCTCCGTACACTGCCCCGTCCTGCTTGATCTTTAATTGCTCGCAGGTAAGGCCTTTTCTTTTTTGTTCGATAATTTCTATATATAACCTTTCCAGTATCTCTTCTGTCTCATGCGAAATAGTCATAATACACCTCGATTAAAGCGTGATTTTAAATAAATTTAATAATAAATTAAGAACAAATCCGGTAGTAAATGAAATGACGGTAACAACTCCGGTAAGAGCCATTGCCGTGCCGAATTTTCTTTCTTTGATCATCATGATTAGCTGGGCAATACACGGCAAGAACAATGTCATGACCACTATAGCTACAAGTATCTGATTGTGTGACAGCAAGCCCGCTCTTTGCATATCAAATAAACCGGCCGCTCCGTAATCTCTCCTGAAAAATCCCATAATAAATATAGCTGCAGTGTTTACCGGAAGGCCGATGACTTTAAGCGGATACTCCACAGTTTTTATTAAGAAAGCCAGCAGATGCGTATGATCGGCCGCCCACATGGCGACACTGACTATTAAAAACACCGGTATTACTTCCTTTATATACCACTCCATTCTGGTATAGGTTTTTACGAATAAATTGGAAAGTTTAGGGAGCCTTAGAGGCGGTACTTCCATGAAGAAAACAGGCGCTTCCCCGGGCAATATCTTTGCAGCAAGAAATCCCGCTGTTATAAAAATTACGTTTATTACACCGAGCCATATCCCGAGTATCACCGGAAGTCCGCTTAACATTGCCATAATAACCCCAAGCTGGGCGGAGCAGGGAATTGCAAGAGCCAGAAGTAATGTTGCAATAAGGCGTTCTCTCTTGGTTGCCAGAGTTCTGGTAACCATCGTCGCCATAGTACCGCAGCCAAGTCCAAGCACCATAGGTATTACCGCTCTTCCTGAAAGTCCCATTTTTTTAAACACCCTGTCTATTAACATTGCAAGCCGCGGCAAATAACCGGTGTCTTCAATAATTGCAAAAACAAAAAAGAAAGTAGCAACAATAGGAAGAATTATCGCAAAAGCGTACCGGAGGCCCAGAGTCACCAACCCGTATTCATGCACAAATAAATCCTGCGCGATTCTCCAGGGCAGAGCGTGTTCAACAAAATTCGCAACGGGAGGAATTATCCATTTATCAAACATTGTTTTTTCCAAAAAGTC
The window above is part of the Candidatus Firestonebacteria bacterium RIFOXYD2_FULL_39_29 genome. Proteins encoded here:
- a CDS encoding ferrous iron transport protein B, which produces MEVKKIIIAGNPNVGKSVIFNALTGSYATVSNYPGTTVEVFRGNSKIGGQEYEVIDTPGMYSFVPVTEEERVSRNIIFAEKPFVIIHVLDAKNIERMLPFTLQLIEADLPVILVLNIMDEAERLGIKLDTKLLEAELGVPVLTAIGTMGQGLSNLKDKIANYKQGGSKNDIVKYDARLEEFLSKSEFGRLNSLLLLQEDTEIAEKLSKENKTAAKNAEKEIEKLKKKYSKPLSYLIALERQAKASLILDRAGVNKGKQMGGFAEWLSRLTMSSFGGYIILFSVLYFGLYLFVGKLGAGVFVDFLEKTMFDKWIIPPVANFVEHALPWRIAQDLFVHEYGLVTLGLRYAFAIILPIVATFFFVFAIIEDTGYLPRLAMLIDRVFKKMGLSGRAVIPMVLGLGCGTMATMVTRTLATKRERLIATLLLALAIPCSAQLGVIMAMLSGLPVILGIWLGVINVIFITAGFLAAKILPGEAPVFFMEVPPLRLPKLSNLFVKTYTRMEWYIKEVIPVFLIVSVAMWAADHTHLLAFLIKTVEYPLKVIGLPVNTAAIFIMGFFRRDYGAAGLFDMQRAGLLSHNQILVAIVVMTLFLPCIAQLIMMIKERKFGTAMALTGVVTVISFTTGFVLNLLLNLFKITL